In Naumovozyma dairenensis CBS 421 chromosome 2, complete genome, the following are encoded in one genomic region:
- the NSA2 gene encoding rRNA-processing protein NSA2 (similar to Saccharomyces cerevisiae NSA2 (YER126C); ancestral locus Anc_8.137): MPQNEYIEQHIKQHGRRLDHDERKRKREAREVHKVSTKAQTLTGWKGKQFAKKRYAEKVAMRKKIKAHEQSKIKTGSKPLDENGEALPTYLLDREQTNTAKAISSSIKQKRLEKADKFSVPLPKVRGISEEEMFKVVKTGKSKTKSWKRMITKHTFVGEGFTRRPVKMERIIRPSALRQKKANVTHPELGVTVFLPILSVKKNPQSPMYTQLGVLTKGTIIEVNVSELGMVTAGGKVVWGKYAQITNEPDRDGCVNAVLLV, translated from the coding sequence ATGCCTCAAAACGAATATATTGAACAACATATCAAACAACACGGTCGTAGATTAGATCACGATGAACGTAAACGTAAGAGAGAAGCCAGAGAAGTCCATAAGGTCTCCACTAAGGCTCAAACATTGACTGGTTGGAAGGGTAAACAATTTGCTAAGAAACGTTATGCTGAAAAAGTGGCCATgaggaagaaaatcaaaGCTCATGAACAGTCTAAAATTAAGACTGGATCTAAACCATTGGATGAAAATGGTGAAGCTTTACCTACTTATTTATTGGATAGAGAACAAACTAATACTGCTAAGGCTATCTCTTCTTCTATTAAACAGAAAAGATTGGAAAAGGCTGATAAGTTTTCTGTGCCCTTACCAAAAGTTAGAGGTATtagtgaagaagaaatgttTAAAGTTGTCAAGACAGGTAAATCTAAAACTAAATCATGGAAGAGAATGATTACGAAACATACGTTTGTTGGGGAAGGTTTTACAAGAAGACCTGTGAAGATGGAGAGAATTATTAGACCAAGTGCATTGAGACAAAAAAAGGCAAATGTTACCCATCCTGAATTGGGTGTCACAGTTTTCTTACCAATATTAAGTGTCAAGAAAAATCCTCAATCTCCAATGTATACCCAATTAGGTGTTTTAACTAAGGGTACCATTATAGAAGTTAACGTTTCGGAATTAGGGATGGTTACTGCAGGTGGTAAAGTTGTCTGGGGTAAATATGCACAAATTACCAACGAACCTGATAGAGATGGTTGTGTCAACGCTGTCCTTCTTGTGtaa
- the LCP5 gene encoding small subunit rRNA maturation protein LCP5 (similar to Saccharomyces cerevisiae LCP5 (YER127W); ancestral locus Anc_8.138), with product MSELNSILKEMNASLETVSESIEILHNNYLQDHEETEQEGGNNTDDTLHSYLKLNKNEKVSLLSLKNDSMLSYINSLLLIVGNKLKTRKGNNDDDVAFYDLRDKTIENRVVVERGIKPLEKKLSYQLDKLIRAYYKAEKEFKDAENRAIEKSALHDKKESTNSDDDDDSGSEEDEDEEMAYRPNTTGLTKTSSKEKAASRAKEQEEGEGEGEGDGTEGADENESGIYRPPKINAMLPPTQQSSHFEDKFIVKEHKNRSNHSRMQAMEEYLKDQTDQPDWESSIGANIVNHGKGGIKSSRASEKERKVTSYEEDNFTRLNNLGTSKIEKKKQKQRERMAKVNIIGGEDFSIFNSKRKMEDSTSRRGNKKSRSAWDRAKRRL from the coding sequence ATGTCTGAATTAAATTCCATATTAAAGGAAATGAATGCTTCTTTGGAGACAGTTTCTGAATCCATTGAAATTCTACATAACAACTATTTACAAGATCATGAGGAAACTGAGCAAGAAGGAGGTAACAACACCGATGATACATTGCACTCATACCTTAAACTaaataagaatgaaaaagTTTCTTTACTATCGTTGAAGAATGATTCCATGCTATCTTATATAAATTCGTTACTTTTAATCGTGggtaataaattaaagaCCAGGAAAGGAAACAACGATGACGATGTTGCGTTCTATGACCTAAGAGATAAGACTATTGAGAACCGTGTTGTTGTGGAACGGGGTATTAAAccattagaaaaaaaattgtctTACCAATTGGATAAATTAATTAGAGCTTATTATAAAGCTGAAAAGGAATTTAAAGATGCAGAAAACCGTGCTATAGAGAAGTCAGCCCTACATGACAAAAAGGAGTCTACGAatagtgatgatgatgacgatagTGGTagtgaagaagatgaagatgaggaaATGGCATACAGACCTAATACTACAGGATTAACGAAAACCAGttccaaagaaaaagcGGCAAGTAGAGCAAAAGAACAAGAGGAGGGAGAAGGAGAAGGAGAAGGAGACGGCACAGAAGGTgctgatgaaaatgaatctGGTATTTATAGACCTCCAAAGATTAATGCCATGTTGCCACCTACTCAACAATCATCACATTTCGAAGATAAATTCATAGTTAAAGAACATAAGAATCGTAGTAATCATTCCCGAATGCAAGCTATGgaagaatatttgaaagatcAAACAGATCAACCAGATTGGGAATCATCCATTGGTGCTAATATTGTTAATCACGGTAAGGGAGGTATTAAATCATCTAGAGCCtctgaaaaggaaagaaaggTTACTAGttatgaagaagataattttacaagattaaataatttgggTACAAGTAAAATtgagaaaaagaaacaaaagcAAAGAGAAAGAATGGCCAAGGTTAATATTATCGGTGGTGAAGATTTCAgtatatttaattcaaaGAGGAAAATGGAAGATAGTACGTCGAGACGTGGTAATAAAAAGAGTCGTAGTGCATGGGATAGAGCAAAGAGAAGACTATAG
- the VFA1 gene encoding Vfa1p (similar to Saccharomyces cerevisiae YER128W; ancestral locus Anc_8.139) codes for MINEYVSRKVSLKDINGCLICQKPTTTVLYNKSGPDWFYTCDIHLQDNPEFVKPIYGKDYETKTNRLKSVQQELHRIQKNNDPSSWDGWVGKLFIKKNKNQSPDKDKDKDKDENKDGDNNNNKVGNESTGNRSDMLQREYQTLLDELTHLKQNNRKYQLDNSLYENRVQRRIRTQRIKETYTATNPEELAQRLATFPNVPTDKP; via the coding sequence ATGATTAATGAATACGTATCACGTAAAGTCAGTTTAAAGGATATTAATGGATGTCTTATATGTCAAAAACCTACGACGACAGTATTATATAACAAATCTGGTCCAGATTGGTTCTACACATGTGATATCCACTTGCAAGATAATCCTGAATTTGTTAAACCAATATATGGGAAAGATTACGAGACCAAGACCAATCGTCTGAAATCAGTTCAACAAGAATTGCATAGGATTcagaaaaataatgatccATCATCATGGGATGGATGGGTAGGTAAACTATTCAttaagaagaacaaaaacCAGAGTCCGGACAAGGACAAGGACAAGGACAAGGACGAGAATAAGGATggtgataataataataataaggtGGGAAATGAATCTACAGGGAATAGATCTGACATGCTACAACGAGAATACCAAACGTTACTAGATGAATTAACCCATTTAAAACAGAACAACAGAAAGTATCAATTGGATAATTCACTTTATGAGAATCGAGTACAAAGAAGGATTAGAACTCAAAGGATAAAGGAAACTTATACTGCCACAAATCCCGAAGAGTTGGCACAACGACTGGCCACTTTCCCTAACGTTCCGACAGACAAACCCTAA
- the SAK1 gene encoding serine/threonine protein kinase SAK1 (similar to Saccharomyces cerevisiae SAK1 (YER129W) and TOS3 (YGL179C); ancestral locus Anc_8.140) produces the protein MSTPNIHGHEELDIPPDLQLELSLSENNSDCSLKKMINTTTTNDNIHCINTDNNTNTTHSNNNKSATIIPRISSLHSNKNLEKNSIASSSAESLNILLERQRVRQLNHPQHQSHIKAPASSLIYNNNNNGNNNTSNNDRGFSSFNSKFATLDNDLATVRPQVKETNRISLTYDPISKRKVLNTYEIIRELGHGQHGKVKLARDLITNNLVAIKIVDRHEKLSFSKRFKSSFSSSSSPSSHKKNKKDEKIKREIAIMKKLHHKHVVKLIEVLDDSNSRKIYLVLEYCSNGEIKGCPKDVLETEARGPPLLSFQSTREIIRGVILGLEYLHYQGIIHRDIKPANLLVDQNGTVKISDFGVSLALRTTSTSTHSSGSSNGSTLPTSTNSSFVSNNNNNTMNTNNNSSIPNSEDESIDEVELAKTAGTPAFFAPEICLGEDAFTKFNFQKNDLFKGSSISFMIDIWALGITMYCLLFGMLPFISEYELDLFEKIINDPLKFPSFEELSSNNVSFISCGQEYELAKDVLNRLLEKNPSKRITIPELKKHPFICWDFDHASESHDQSFITSKIQEKDMFQSDQKNLFEKISISKHELKNAVSGVGKKIKESILKSIPLKKRDGTSTTSVTTEPSSNDLEGYATNNNSDLSVIVSEGSVVTDINEMTKSKKLKSPPQAPPLLGSSNDDKTCSTNNDTEFTNEFSTDYTDHNINASSNNSSHTLPYKQDIANTLQDYDTKHESNNVVNLPINSSFASLDSFYIDNYAMSKIGMNSDFSPAGTPRIEDNNGPHSNYALASKHSTVSINTSSSNLDFYNLGIPSRRTEVLSQRPSSRNSPNLSRSQFSFSKRVSPSVLDSRNSARSNSRTRSRSKSGSKPSLSPGSHMRLSQTFTPFSVSNKENSKSKSKSKSKSTSNSKLTQKSNPSSLKSSPTPPKFQESPKRLYSLSPPILYSQYNSNDQVPNKLSVKKGNFNFHDGHEMKSGCSERSNSISNSDNSYAGSSSTSSYSIDGSISETDSLPFEFGYDSENGSVLSLHDLPNINEVHTYLKTHRASSLTSSSSSSGSSESNDNVNDSGTSEEEELYLNLGNNSTSRRGQRPSESPVATATALNHNSANNNNYRYGNTSTYLHEGGGHSETTISFSRDTDRETLRDNTSLKLDNSSNSLVDGRNLRLYQNSPKATLSLQTGRDHFDNSNATDNMTGNDNQRMAQSRNLLKAVLDSTKNERRRSSVACITQDCEGERENHEAYEPKQPLRIGRSPFIKQLNLEDDKVRSHSVPLHKK, from the coding sequence ATGTCAACACCAAATATACATGGCCATGAAGAGTTAGATATTCCTCCTGATCTTCAATTAGAACTTTCTCTGAGTGAAAATAATTCAGACTGttctttaaagaaaatgataaatacTACGActactaatgataatatccATTGTATAAATACTGATAATAACACTAATACTACacattcaaataataataaaagcgcaacaataataccaaGAATTTCTTCGCTTcatagtaataaaaatttagaGAAAAACTCCATCGCATCATCTTCTGCtgaatcattaaatattctACTAGAACGGCAAAGAGTAAGACAATTGAATCATCCACAACATCAAAGCCATATCAAAGCACCTGCATCCTCcttaatatataataataataataatggtaataataacactTCGAATAATGATCGTGGATTCTCATCCTTTAATAGTAAATTCGCTACATTAGATAATGATTTAGCGACCGTTCGCCCTCAAGTCAAAGAAACAAACCGAATATCATTAACATATGACCCTATTTCAAAAAGGAAAGTATTAAACACATATGAAATTATAAGAGAATTAGGTCATGGACAACATGGGAAAGTGAAATTAGCAAGAGATTTAATTACAAATAATCTCGTCGCAATAAAGATTGTAGATAGACATGAAAAATTAAGTTTCTCTAAGAGATTTAAGTCATCATtctcatcatcttcatcaccaTCTTCtcataaaaaaaataaaaaggatgaaaaaattaagagaGAAATTGCAATcatgaaaaaattacatcATAAACATGTAgtgaaattgattgaagTATTAGatgattcaaattcaaggaaaatttatttGGTATTGGAATATTGTTCTAATGGAGAAATTAAAGGTTGTCCTAAAGACGTATTGGAAACAGAAGCTAGAGGACCCCCTTTACTAAGTTTCCAATCAACAAGAGAAATTATACGGGGTGTTATACTAGGATTGGAATATTTACATTATCAAGGGATTATACATAGAGACATTAAACCAGCGAATTTATTGGTTGATCAAAATGGCACAGTTAAAATATCTGATTTCGGTGTCTCTTTAGCATTAAGaacaacatcaacatcTACTCATTCAAGTGGTTCATCAAATGGTTCCACACTGCCGACTTCGACAAATAGTTCATTTgtatctaataataacaacaacaccaTGAATActaataacaatagtaGTATACCGAACAGTGAAGATGAATCTATAGACGAAGTTGAACTAGCCAAGACAGCTGGGACACCTGCCTTTTTCGCTCCAGAAATTTGTTTGGGAGAAGATGCTTTCaccaaattcaatttccaaaaaaatgatttattcAAAGGTTCATCCATATCATTTATGATTGATATTTGGGCTTTAGGGATCACAATgtattgtttattatttggtatGTTACCATTCATTTCTGAATATGAATtggatttatttgaaaaaattattaatgatcCATTAAAATTCCCATCATTTGAAGaactttcttcaaataatgtttCATTCATATCATGCGGACAAGAATATGAATTAGCTAAAGATGTATTAAATAGATTACTAGAGAAAAATCCATCTAAGAGAATAACAATAccagaattgaaaaaacatCCATTTATATGTTGGGATTTTGATCACGCCTCTGAATCTCATGATCAATCTTTTATTACTTCtaaaattcaagaaaaggatATGTTTCAATCTGATCAAAAAAacttatttgaaaaaatctcaatttcaaaacatGAACTTAAAAATGCTGTATCTGGTGTAGGtaagaaaatcaaagaatcaattttgaaaagtatACCATTAAAAAAGAGAGATGGCACGTCAACAACTTCTGTTACCACGGAACCAAGTtctaatgatttagaaGGATATGccactaataataacagtgATCTTAGCGTTATAGTCAGCGAAGGTTCTGTAGTGACTGATATTAACGAAATGACTAAAAgtaagaaattgaaatcacCACCACAAGCTCCACCACTTCTAGGATCAtctaatgatgataaaacTTGTTCTACCAATAATGATACAGAATTCACAAATGAATTTTCAACCGATTATACTGACCATAACATTAATGCTAGTAGTAATAACTCATCACATACACTACCATACAAGCAAGATATCGCAAACACTTTACAAGATTATGATACCAAACATGAATCAAATAACGTAGTAAATCTCCCGATCAACTCATCGTTTGCTTCCTTAGACAGTTTCTATATAGATAATTATGCAATGTCCAAAATTGGTATGAATTCAGATTTTTCACCAGCAGGTACGCCTAGGATcgaagataataatggcCCACATAGTAATTATGCCCTAGCATCAAAACATTCTACTGTATCAATCAATACCTCATCATCAAACCTTGATTTTTACAACTTAGGAATACCGTCAAGAAGAACAGAGGTATTGTCTCAAAGACCAAGTTCAAGAAATTCCCCCAATTTATCAAGATCtcaattttcattttctaaaagAGTATCTCCATCTGTTTTGGATTCAAGAAATTCTGCAAGATCTAATTCAAGAACTAGGTCTAGGTCAAAGTCAGGTTCTAAACCATCCTTATCCCCTGGAAGTCATATGCGTCTTAGTCAAACTTTTACACCTTTTTCAGtatcaaataaagaaaattcgAAATCTAAATCTAAATCTAAATCTAAATCGACATCCAATTCAAAACTCACACAGAAATCTAATCCATCTTCTCTGAAATCATCTCCAACTCCACCAAAGTTTCAAGAATCTCCAAAAAGATTATATAGCCTATCGCCTccaatattatattcacaatataattcaaatgatcAAGTCCCTAATAAATTATCGGTGAAAAAGGGtaattttaatttccaTGACGGACATGAGATGAAGTCAGGTTGTAGTGAACgatcaaattcaatttctaaCTCTGATAATTCATATGCTGGATCATCATCTACatcatcatattcaatAGATGGTTCTATAAGTGAAACTGATTCATTACCGTTTGAGTTTGGATATGACTCCGAGAATGGGAGTGTCTTATCATTACATGATCTACCTAATATCAACGAAGTACATACATATTTAAAAACACATCGTGCTTCTTCTCTAActtcatcgtcatcgtcatctGGATCATCTGAATCGAATGATAACGTTAACGATTCAGGAACCAGTGAGGAGGAAGAgttatatttgaatttaggAAATAATAGTACATCAAGAAGAGGACAAAGACCATCTGAATCTCCTGTCGCCACTGCGACAGCTCTAAATCACAATTcagcaaataataataactatCGATATGGCAATACTTCAACTTACCTTCATGAAGGTGGAGGCCACAGTGAAACTactatttcattttcaagaGATACAGATAGAGAAACGCTACGAGATAATACATCACTGAAATTGGATAACTCCAGTAATTCATTAGTTGATGGGAGAAATTTACGATTATATCAAAATTCACCGAAGGCAACTCTATCATTACAAACAGGTAGAGATCACTTCGATAATAGTAATGCAACGGATAACATGACCGGAAACGATAATCAACGAATGGCCCaatcaagaaatttattaaaagcTGTTCTTGATTCGACGAAGAATGAAAGGCGAAGAAGTTCAGTTGCTTGCATTACGCAAGATTGTGAAggagaaagagaaaatcATGAAGCATATGAGCCAAAACAACCTCTAAGGATTGGAAGATCACCATTCATTAAACAGTTAAAtcttgaagatgataaagttAGATCTCACTCCGTACCACTGCataaaaaatga
- the HRT3 gene encoding SCF ubiquitin ligase complex subunit HRT3 (similar to Saccharomyces cerevisiae HRT3 (YLR097C); ancestral locus Anc_8.281), whose protein sequence is MSSTADDSKYSVSSTTTDETRINDVSGAIEIWEQGVLKEKDGSMSDAINYYRKALKIDENVEKIYRKKLHVEWELQKKLEALKLIDDNNDKSDAIDEDDEKQEREKNILPCWLLEMLPNDLLLKIIHHVVLMSGESWYNLSLTCSHLNKLCFHDLLPYQTFANFIYSKQTYDNIAMELNGMSNLQEVEKDIWGDDVMMMLRKRPFVKFEGVYISVVNYLRYGSNAEGSSSLLNPVHMITYYRYFRFYEDGTCLRLLTTDEPSQVVKHFYKERKPKDSHLCSWTLGFDYNFGQLHVSRTTSKYHFVEEFRISSQGNKRHHKLKWIKSTVESNDGSISNCSLANEKSFSFSRVRKFA, encoded by the coding sequence ATGTCTTCAACTGCTGATGATTCCAAGTACTCAGTTTCCAGCACAACAACTGACGAAACTAGAATAAACGATGTCTCAGGGGCCATCGAAATATGGGAACAAGGAGTTCTTAAAGAAAAGGATGGATCTATGTCTGATGccataaattattatagaAAGGCATTAAAGATAGATGAGAATGTGGAGAAGATATATAGAAAGAAACTACATGTAGAATGGGAATTGCAAAAGAAACTTGAAGCACTGAAATTAATTGacgataataatgataaatcaGACGctattgatgaagatgatgaaaaacaagaaagagaaaagaaCATTTTGCCATGTTGGCTTTTGGAAATGTTGCccaatgatttattattgaaaattattcatCATGTCGTTCTCATGTCGGGTGAATCTTGgtataatttatcattgaCATGTTCACATCTCAATAAACTTTGCTTTCACGATCTGTTACCTTATCAAACATTTgccaattttatttattccaaGCAAAcatatgataatattgcAATGGAATTGAATGGTATGAGTAATTTGCAAGAAGttgaaaaagatatttGGGGCGATGATgtaatgatgatgcttCGAAAAAGACCCTTTGTAAAATTTGAAGGTGTTTACATTAGTGTTGTGAATTATTTAAGGTACGGATCTAATGCAGAAGGTTCctcttcattattgaaCCCTGTCCATATGATAACCTACTACAGATATTTTAGATTTTATGAAGACGGTACATGTCTGAGATTACTTACTACAGATGAGCCTTCACAAGTGGTTAAACATTTTTATAAAGAGAGAAAACCTAAAGATAGTCATTTGTGTTCATGGACTTTAGGTTTCGATTACAACTTCGGACAATTACATGTTTCTAGAACTACATCAAAATATCACTTTGTAGAAGAATTTCGAATTAGTAGTCAAGGAAATAAAAGACACCataaattgaaatggaTAAAATCTACAGTGGAATCCAACGATGgttcaatatcaaattgTTCTCTAGCTAATGAGAAatctttctctttttcaAGAGTACGAAAGTTTGCCTAG
- the CHA4 gene encoding Cha4p (similar to Saccharomyces cerevisiae CHA4 (YLR098C); ancestral locus Anc_8.283): MTNINSAGDLLPKDVQINNGKVTKAKGKTNNDTKNATKSQRKIACQHCRKIRRKCDMINPCSNCIKFDTTCVYAEKDMRTTRYSNSYVKALECHIALLESSLKKIKSSSDDQEKTKILDSLPLDNIIGESSVEYSMRRSSSVSLSSPDSSISNDDSEPTASKTSSIYPSNSLSISKAKSYNDHRSQLQLTLSNLSQDPLILRSFSLFFKWLYPGHFMFIHRETFLSAFFGDNNTKDYYCSEELIYAIAALGSKISNSKTDSKLFSNSFSYYQHSKKIVLEKIFHLQRNNNLDSSTSSSKLAIIQTLLCLSFYDIGNGENPMAWYLSGLAFRIAHEIGLHLNPKAWTHVYEDELTMLDIKVRSRIYWGCYIADHLISILFGRSTTLRLSNSTIPETDELPNIENGLEDYIYDQNAVSTTSNPLKKLIVLSRITEVFAGKIFVQSESFRQKSEFLNRFNKEMKNWRKTLPLDLRWSLSNLKEMKQFNPSTTYIWLHYYIVLISYNKPFIDEIRESRELIEQYIEELHYILEIWLMNFKTLEKCNIYIVYLTLLSIQCMVNSKLIENKYYTQFLNFLKDPTLNHDLAKKFIENLSVNDANTTSKSGSDGIISSSNNDSVGYERESSTLPLTQINHNAMNGHSATNVGMQYNMAFSNNHMSNEPIVEPIDLLGSLSYGTDFSLEYNFDFTLLNEIDTLIGGPMDKDNSVSGNIA, translated from the coding sequence ATGACTAACATAAATTCAGCAGGTGATTTACTACCCAAAGATGTTCAAATTAACAATGGAAAAGTTACTAAGGCCAAGGGCAAAACCAATAATGATACCAAGAACGCTACAAAATCACAAAGAAAGATAGCATGCCAACATTGTAGAAAGATAAGGAGGAAATGTGACATGATAAATCCATGTTCAAATTGTATCAAATTTGATACTACCTGTGTCTATGCAGAAAAGGATATGAGGACAACAAGATATTCCAATTCTTACGTTAAAGCATTAGAATGTCACATTGCCCTATTAGAATCttctttaaagaaaataaaatcatcttcagatgatcaagaaaagacaaaaatTTTAGATTCTTTACCACTGGATAACATTATAGGTGAATCCTCCGTCGAGTACTCAATGAGGCGGTCGTCATCCGTATCACTTTCTTCACCGGATAGCTCGATAAGTAATGATGATTCCGAACCAACTGCTTCCAAGACTAGCAGTATATACCCATCGAATTCCTTATCGATAAGCAAGGCCAAATCATATAATGACCATCGATCTCAACTCCAACTTACActatcaaatttatcacAAGATCCGTTGATTCTTcgatcattttcattatttttcaaatggtTATACCCAGGTCATTTCATGTTCATTCACAGAGAAACATTTCTAAGTGCATTCTTTGGTGACAACAACACAAAggattattattgttctGAAGAACTAATATACGCAATCGCTGCATTGGGCTCCAAGATATCGAACTCCAAGACtgattcaaaattattctccaattcattttcatattaTCAACATTCCAAAAAAATCGTCCTAGAGAAAATATTCCATTTACAAAGGAATAATAACTTGGATTCATCTACTTCGTCATCAAAATTAGCCATCATTCAAACTTTATTATGTCTTTCCTTTTATGATATTGGGAATGGTGAAAATCCAATGGCTTGGTATTTATCAGGGTTAGCATTTAGAATTGCTCATGAAATTGGGTTACATTTGAACCCAAAAGCATGGACTCACGTatatgaagatgaattaacCATGCTTGATATCAAAGTTAGAAGTAGAATTTATTGGGGTTGTTACATTGCAgatcatttaatttcaattctcTTCGGTAGATCCACAACGTTaagattatcaaattcTACCATCCCAGAAACTGATGAATTGCccaatattgaaaatggttTAGAAGATTATATTTATGATCAAAATGCTGTGTCCACTACCTCAAAccctttgaaaaaattgattgtattatcaagaattaCTGAAGTGTTTGCAGGGAAAATATTTGTTCAAAGTGAATCGTTTAGACAGAAAAGTGAATTTCTTAATCgatttaataaagaaatgaaaaattggaGGAAAACTTTGCCTCTTGATTTACGTTGGtctttatctaatttaaAGGAAATGAAGCAATTTAATCCATCTACGACTTATATTTGGttacattattatattgtcTTGATATCATATAACAAACCAttcattgatgaaattagaGAAAGTAGAgaattaattgaacaatATATTGAAGAGTTACATTATATCTTGGAGATTTGGCTGATGAATTTTAAAACTTTAGAAAAATGTAATATTTACATCGTTTATTTGACACTTTTATCCATTCAATGTATGGTAAATAgtaaattgattgaaaataaatactACACTCAATTTCTCAATTTCTTAAAGGACCCAACATTAAACCATGATTTAGctaaaaaatttattgaaaatctATCCGTTAATGATGCAAATACTACCAGTAAATCCGGTAGTGATGGTATCATTAGTAGTAGTAACAATGATAGTGTTGGATATGAAAGAGAATCTTCAACTCTTCCATTAACtcaaataaatcataaTGCTATGAATGGCCACAGCGCTACTAATGTCGGTATGCAATATAATATGGCGTTCTCTAATAATCACATGAGTAATGAACCCATTGTAGAACCAATAGATTTATTAGGGTCTTTATCTTATGGTACTGATTTCTCATTAGAATATAACTTTGACTTTACATTGTTGAATGAGATTGATACTTTAATTGGTGGTCCAATGGACAAAGACAACTCGGTTTCTGGAAACATAGCATAA
- the MIM2 gene encoding Mim2p (similar to Saccharomyces cerevisiae YLR099W-A; ancestral locus Anc_8.285) — MDDTASIVTADNSTIYSTPIGTTSQINLDSLTQELEVEGEEEDYECAEEETESDIETIDYNAALVDAQRQWEQSLDQLNKVFNWILLPMIGKVIGRRSARVIWQRVMNTIWN, encoded by the coding sequence ATGGATGATACCGCAAGCATTGTAACAGCAGATAACAGTACTATATATTCAACGCCTATTGGGACCACTTCGCAGATAAATCTAGACAGTCTCACTCAAGAACTAGAAGtagaaggagaagaagaggatTACGAATGTGCTGAAGAGGAAACTGAAAGTGACATTGAAACTATAGATTACAACGCAGCATTAGTAGATGCTCAACGTCAATGGGAGCAATCTTTGGACCAATTGAACAAAGTATTCAACTGGATATTGTTACCCATGATAGGTAAAGTAATAGGCAGAAGGTCAGCAAGAGTAATATGGCAAAGAGTAATGAATACCATATGGAATTGA